A stretch of the Phycodurus eques isolate BA_2022a chromosome 15, UOR_Pequ_1.1, whole genome shotgun sequence genome encodes the following:
- the aif1l gene encoding allograft inflammatory factor 1-like — MPASKNVQGGKAFGLLKEQQRQKLEEVNQEFLEDQKYRDEDDLAEKLEGFKNKYAEFDLNDQDEIDLMGLKRMMEKLGVPKTHLELKKMIMEVTGGTSSNTIDYRDFVKMMLGKRSAVLKLVLIFEDKANGAAPCKPDGPPPKRDIASLP; from the exons ATGCCTGCGAGTAAAAACGTACAAG gaGGGAAAGCCTTCGGGCTGCTAAAGGagcaacaaagacaaaaactggAGGAGGTAAACCAG GAATTCCTGGAGGACCAGAAGTACAGGGATGAAGATGACCTCGCAGAGAAGCTGGAGGGTTTCAAAA ATAAATATGCTGAATTTGACTTGAATGACCAAGACGAGATCG ATCTGATGGGCCTCAAGCGGATGATGGAGAAGCTGGGCGTTCCCAAGACCCACTTGGAGCTGAAGAAAATGATTATGGAGGTGACGGGCGGCACCAGCAGCAACACCATCGACTACAGGGACTTCGTCAAGATGATGCTGGGCAAACGCTCGGCCGTGCTCAAACT AGTCTTGATCTTCGAAGACAAAGCCAACGGGGCGGCGCCCTGCAAGCCGGACGGCCCGCCTCCGAAGCGGGACATCGCCAGCCTGCCTTAA